The following are encoded together in the Anabrus simplex isolate iqAnaSimp1 chromosome 5, ASM4041472v1, whole genome shotgun sequence genome:
- the LOC136874958 gene encoding U5 small nuclear ribonucleoprotein TSSC4 — MSGFVEPKFFIKSGDMGFLNRQRDIFHLLNAAEKEKNERQSLEGTDSESAAICSPEHEVMDVCEPPVGMRPRKRLRAETKQFRGKESIFKRPEAPPPRFNVRNIPDYRRNPQKWTKYSLGDVSQEDMSEKSNTAAALSFLRELEARKSVEPMEEDHKSHIIFKPTKKVAVEDGISSSDAAKSSFRSTKLIMPEYVVGQEKKKAKKNVKKLPSENDKSSKSIKLSHLEEEEEDDVDE, encoded by the coding sequence ATGAGCGGCTTTGTGGAGCCAAAATTTTTCATAAAAAGTGGGGATATGGGGTTTCTTAACCGTCAAAGGGATATATTTCATCTGTTAAATGCTGCAGAGAAGGAAAAGAATGAGAGACAGTCTTTGGAAGGGACAGACTCTGAAAGTGCAGCAATATGTTCTCCAGAACATGAGGTTATGGATGTATGCGAACCTCCAGTGGGCATGAGGCCCAGGAAAAGACTTCGTGCAGAGACTAAACAGTTTCGTGGTAAGGAAAGTATTTTCAAGAGACCAGAAGCTCCCCCTCCCAGATTTAATGTAAGAAATATTCCTGACTATCGGAGAAATCCTCAAAAATGGACAAAATACAGTCTTGGTGATGTATCCCAGGAGGATATGTCTGAAAAAAGCAACACGGCAGCTGCTCTCTCTTTTCTACGCGAATTGGAGGCGAGAAAAAGTGTAGAACCTATGGAAGAGGATCATAAGAGCCATATTATATTTAAGCCTACAAAGAAAGTTGCTGTTGAAGATGGCATTTCCTCATCAGATGCAGCCAAATCATCATTCAGAAGTACAAAGTTAATAATGCCAGAGTATGTTGTCggtcaagaaaagaagaaagcaaagaAGAATGTAAAAAAATTGCCCTCTGAAAATGACAAGTCAAGCAAATCCATAAAATTGTCACatctggaggaagaagaagaagatgatgttgATGAGTAG